The Pseudalkalibacillus hwajinpoensis DNA window AGGAATAGGAGAGAGAAGCGCAATCGCTTCTTTTTTTCCACTCTTAAGGGCGACGTAAGTTAGACATTTAGGTGATGCCAACTACTGTGCCCCATTGGTTCACCCAACTCTCAGAGTGCGATAAAGCCCCTCTGATGAAGTTTCACTTATTTTGCTTGTAACCTGTTCTCAATCTGTCTAGAATAGAATTAATGGGATGAAGAGGGAACGTGAGATATGAGCGAATTTATCAAATTAATTGTAGCAATTGTTAATGAGCTTCACGACGTGCTCATTGAGATCATGCTTGGTCTTGGTTTTTCAGCAACTGATAAAGACCTCCATTTCTGGGTGATCGGATTGCTTGGAATGGCAGGGTTTATTGTTGTTCAAATGCTATTTCGAATTCTATCACAATGGAGCATCACAGCCATTTCATTTATCTATACCATTACTGTTTTGCTTGTTGTTGTATTTGCAATTGAAATTCAGCAGAAAATTACAGGTCGAGGAAATATGGAGTTTGCAGATGCTGTCATTGGTCTTCAGGGGTTTATAGTTCTTTTCTTGATCTATTTAGTGATTCGACTGATTTTAATTGGAATAAAGAAGTTTATTAAGCCATCTAGCAAGAAAACTAACATTAAATAATTTCGATCAGGGGCCACATTTGGTTGTGGCTTCTTTTTTATGGACAAAAGAGAAAAGGAAATGGCATGTCAAACGCCGAAATAGAAACTAACTGAAAGAAAATGATTACAAGATGAATGAAGGCATTAAAATAGGAGAACCATTTAGCTCTCCATCTACTTCATTAATAAGTCATTTGGGTTAGAAACGCAATTGCACCACCAATAGCAATAGCGGATACAGGTAAAAGAAGATAGATCAATTTTTCCTTGCGCTCTTTTCGGTATTGGATTTCTTCAGGTGTAGCCCAGGATCCCCTCATCTTAAAACTCCCCCTAGTTCCTTACTAAATCGCAGTGGAGGCCGTATTCGGCAGCTGGCTGACTTTCGGAACACCGAGAAGTCCCTAAAGCTTTGCGTCATCATTTTTCAATGATTTTGCCATTCTCGTACGATTTGCAAAATGTTATAAGAAAACGATGTCATCTGACCATGGAAATTGTCGAAAAATGACTTCAATCATTAGTATACCCTATTCCATTGAACATGTATATTGGGAAAATGTGATTAATATGCTTAATCATATTACCGTTTTGTAAACGTTATTTCCCAATGTCTAACTTCAACTACCTGAGAAGAGGTGAAGGTATGACAGGATACTATGAACGTTTTGTAGCTAATCATCCTTATACTGGTATAAGACTTCACACAAAGGGCTGGGAGCAAGAGGCAGCACTGCGAATGCTATTGAATAATCTTCATGAGGAAGTTGCTGAACGACCTGAGGACCTCGTTGTCTATGGGGGAATTGGAAAAGCAGCACGCAACTGGCAGGCTTTTGGGGCCATTATTGATTCTCTTAAAAGGTTAGAGTCAGATGAAACTCTTCTTATTCAATCTGGTAAGCCAGTTGCCATTTTTCGTACACATACGCAGGCGCCAAGAGTCCTGCTTGCAAATTCCAATCTTGTTCCATCAAAAGCAAATTGGGAGCACTTTCATGAACTGGATCGAAAAGGCTTAATGATGTACGGACAGATGACAGCAGGAAGCTGGATCTATATTGGGAGTCAGGGAATCGTTCAGGGAACGTATGAAACATTTGCTGAATGTGCAAGGCAGCATTTCAAGGGGAGTTTAAAAGGAACATTAACTGTCACGGCTGGACTTGGAGGGATGGGGGGCGCACAGCCCCTTGCAGTATCACTGAATGAAGGGGTAAGTCTATGTATTGAAGCTGAACCGGCCAGAATTCAAAAACGAATTGAGACGGGCTATCTCGATAAAATGATTGAAAATCTTGATGAAGCGATTGCGGAAGCAGAAAAGGCAAAGGCTTCTGGATCTGCATTGTCAATTGGTGTTCCAGGAAATGCTGCGCTCCTACTTCCTGAACTTGTGAAAAAGGGCGTGATACCGGAAATTGTAACAGATCAAACCTCCGCACATGATCCACTAAATGGCTACATTCCATCGGGCTTTTCTGTAGAAGAAGCAAAGCGATTAAGGGAGGTTTCCCCGGATGAATATCGCAAGCGTGCTAATGAAAGCATCGCTATTCATGTTAGGGCGATGCTTGATTTACAACGAAAAGGGACAATCGCTTTTGATTATGGCAATAACATACGTCAGGTTGCGTTTGACGAAGGAGTGGCGGAGGCTTTTTCAATCAAAGGCTTTGTGCCAGAATACATTCGTCCACAGTTTTGTGAAGGCAAAGGACCTTTTCGCT harbors:
- the hutU gene encoding urocanate hydratase → MTGYYERFVANHPYTGIRLHTKGWEQEAALRMLLNNLHEEVAERPEDLVVYGGIGKAARNWQAFGAIIDSLKRLESDETLLIQSGKPVAIFRTHTQAPRVLLANSNLVPSKANWEHFHELDRKGLMMYGQMTAGSWIYIGSQGIVQGTYETFAECARQHFKGSLKGTLTVTAGLGGMGGAQPLAVSLNEGVSLCIEAEPARIQKRIETGYLDKMIENLDEAIAEAEKAKASGSALSIGVPGNAALLLPELVKKGVIPEIVTDQTSAHDPLNGYIPSGFSVEEAKRLREVSPDEYRKRANESIAIHVRAMLDLQRKGTIAFDYGNNIRQVAFDEGVAEAFSIKGFVPEYIRPQFCEGKGPFRWVALSGDVEDIRKVDERLLVEFNDNKDLCKWIKMAQKRIAFQGLPARICWLGYGERARFGKMINDMVASGELTAPIVIGRDHLDAGSVASPNRETESMRDGSDAIADWPILNALINAVGGASWVSFHHGGGVGMGYSLHAGMVIVADGTKTAEVRLNRVLTTDPGLGVVRHADAGYPKAITFAKEHGIEMPSLGQEGV